In the Helianthus annuus cultivar XRQ/B chromosome 11, HanXRQr2.0-SUNRISE, whole genome shotgun sequence genome, one interval contains:
- the LOC110889986 gene encoding xyloglucan endotransglucosylase/hydrolase 2-like yields MAQSEYYSNSKASAISLIIASLIVAASAGSFYDEMDLTFGGERAKILNGGQDLSLSLDQYSGSGFQSKNEYLFGRFDMQLKLVPGNSAGTVTTFYLSSQGAGHDEIDFEFLGNSTGNPYTIHTNVYSQGKGDKEQQFHLWFDPTAAFHTYTIVWNAQRIIFLIDNIPVRVFNNHEAAGVPFPKSQPMRVYASLWNADDWATQGGRVKTDWTMAPFTASYRKFNANANKVGPNSKSTTSENENQAWSTQGLDAAGRNRIRWVQNKHMIYNYCNDYSRFPNGLPVECTRSRFL; encoded by the exons ATGGCACAATCAGAATATTATTCAAACTCAAAAGCTTCTGCAATCTCTCTAATAATTGCGAGTCTAATAGTAGCCGCATCCGCAGGCAGTTTTTATGATGAAATGGACCTCACATTTGGTGGTGAACGTGCTAAGATTCTCAATGGCGGTCAGGATCTCTCCCTTTCACTCGATCAGTACTCTGGCTCTGGTTTCCAGTCCAAGAACGAGTATCTCTTTGGGAGGTTCGACATGCAACTGAAACTAGTACCTGGCAACTCTGCTGGCACCGTCACCACATTCTAT TTGTCATCACAAGGCGCGGGACATGATGAGATAGACTTTGAATTCTTGGGCAACTCAACAGGAAACCCTTACACAATCCACACCAATGTGTATTCACAAGGCAAAGGGGATAAAGAACAGCAGTTCCACCTATGGTTCGACCCTACTGCAGCCTTCCACACATACACCATCGTATGGAACGCCCAAAGAATCAT TTTCTTGATAGATAACATACCAGTAAGGGTGTTCAATAACCATGAGGCTGCTGGGGTCCCCTTCCCCAAGAGCCAACCAATGAGGGTGTATGCCAGCTTGTGGAATGCCGATGACTGGGCAACCCAAGGTGGGCGTGTTAAGACCGACTGGACTATGGCACCTTTCACAGCTTCCTACAGGAAATTCAACGCCAATGCCAACAAAGTGGGCCCCAACTCAAAGTCAACTACTTCTGAAAATGAAAACCAGGCATGGAGTACACAAGGACTCGATGCGGCAGGGCGAAACCGGATTAGGTGGGTGCAAAACAAGCACATGATCTACAACTATTGCAATGACTACAGCCGGTTTCCCAATGGTCTTCCTGTTGAATGCACACGGTCCAGATTCCTCTAA